Proteins co-encoded in one Leptotrichia sp. oral taxon 215 str. W9775 genomic window:
- a CDS encoding autotransporter-associated N-terminal domain-containing protein, translating to MTNNLRGIRKGLCAFAKKCKGFKYTDSALITFLITGAVSVSGNLFSAEKDGNIGNQKQILSTDIKDFNVLLKEARKENDKLIKKSNFELVKLMEQGDHVVKAPWSSWQFGTNGFFNKWGGTYKGRGDKKSEIYNFQRDNTMKRFLYPASEAPSSSVKYELTDLLIEEEEKSKIIVNAAIRPNLIDKEPPKLQLPTVTAPNSRALGLTLNSPKAIEISSVKAPDMDISIVNPNASPFSDFFWGWLEGVSIAAAQINDESRPVWKEARRPMMQNIDITGGVFWSGVKPDGTAFEGSGFSGASQDTTVYNATNFVSSRDYDKRHQTIINSYDGRWSGRPGNKITGGTYYVRGRDNTPTAQGVGFVSGKGTGTAAFHVVGDVDIKNVTVNLYNRAAFINAEAFRGGSVKMEDVTVNILEDNNTVFNIQGKGDGAYQDSKYFSGGKFSTSLTGNTNIRVGTKDNTIYAMKNYAGGLRIENKGEIVFDGASNIGFSVLTWVPDKSKYIAGEYPNYVNGGNQGEGSLDKYIPYIKLSADKPMKFYGDENVGIFFNTKNDNIAHNKGIHQGYFELYFDIGSKLDFDSSAVQKEAGRLNKVGYTSTTVDGNVGVYAISGQRQGVDYNSLAKSSVRYNAIDGSTTKPYLNFLEKDPIHNLNFDKFNITFGKYAKNGFMFLAKNGTVIDIQEGTQSDFSDGINGISTVEADTGTKTIITYAEGKWTANGTGLTELTGTDLENKPTEIIVDKKLHMVSKEGVAFFAKDGGKITVKKDAEARGYKSVLAYAEAGTVDISSNIKAQDENVITLSEKYQNIGAYTKNGGTITVEGNATINGLAALADGVNAKVYLNGTDNIVNTGTGGGLFATNGGIVEFNGGTIVNKDNSLARGLSQNDHDAVTPFHVENSGKIIFKNGAATNIEMYDGILVSGEDSDYTIGTGGTNKYQGMSNVKVKLMKDGVNLGIFKNLDLTWAGNSGLTTFTNGLLAIPKFGALNTNGKSFKTTLVEGKLTIDSNVDLTDTSDKFNGILMERELVTINSGKTVTGNGKGLSMGSNAGAANNLESGYINKGTVDITGGTSSSGVAGINVSYGQILNDTTGLVKVDNGAGLYGTNGSKIVNKGTVTVTGSGTGVAGLGKGNSTPAITYGNGKVEIVNEGTINIAGANSTAIYAENNNGVAQSDVTITNNKSLALGDNSVGIVLKSSSGVGGLINVSGTGNSDIKVGTNGFGIYAEDSNVTLNTDYGIETGDNGVGIYTKGSSTVGNAKILNYKYSGSTAGSGIATLYSGANATNNLNINLDNSTNTTAGMVGIFANGGGNFTNTGNIVGTSNAAEFGIVADNNTDVINNGNITLGNASILAKGNVGIYVKTVNNITNTGSILVGDNSIALYGYGVNHTNGNISVGNNGIGIFSQGGNVSLTAGTLTVGANKAVGVFTAGTNQTITSTNSMTIGDASYGFVIKGVGHNLIANNGTVTLGNDSVFAYSDKTGTMTNRTQLVSTGSGNYGLYSAGNIKNLADINFASGIGNVGIYSTGGTAVNGDTGLGIRPRIIVNGTDSTNKFYGIGMAAGYYDEENKILKNTGNIVNYGTIDVLKSESIGMYAVGNGSTAKNYGTINLSGKNTVGMYLDQGATGENYGTIKSVPNATNDGIKGVVALNGSIFKNYGQIIIDSPNATGYYYVNTQNYDNQGGTITVSGDNSKETDTASQSNTTKRAKGIEIKVEIVPSGGSSTATVIRNGTAVKPIAIDTNIASPTATKLTVGDTTLDLSSRLSSMPNMSRGSEIGMYVDTSGINYTNPIQGLDKLTNLKAVNLIFGTEASEYTTEKDIEIGQNILKPYNDVIRDVSSARGGKVEFLMNSSNLTWIATATQNVDLTIARLYLSKRPYTTFAKEKDTYNFMDGLEQRYGVEKEGTRERELFKKINKLGLNKIEQKLFVQAIDEMMGHQYANVQQRINETGNMLDKEFKYLKNEWRNPTKDNNKIKVFGMKNEYKTDTAGIIDYTSDAYGVAYVHENETVKLGNSSGWYAGAVTNRFKFKDIGKSKENQTMLKAGIFKTMSPMTDHNGSLRWTVAGDVFVGRNEMKRKFLVVDEVFNAKSDYTSYGAAFKTDLGYDIRMSERTHLRPYGSLKLEYGRFNDIREDDGEIRLEVEGNDYFSVKPEVGLEFKYVQPLAVKTQLSVGVSAAYENELGKVGDVNNSAKVRFTDAEKFGIRGEKEDRRGNGKFDLNIGIDNTRFGVTVNAGYDTKGHNVRGGIGFRAIY from the coding sequence ATGACAAACAATTTAAGAGGAATAAGAAAGGGTTTATGTGCATTTGCAAAGAAATGTAAGGGATTTAAATATACAGATTCAGCATTGATTACATTTTTAATTACAGGTGCAGTAAGTGTTTCCGGTAATCTTTTTTCAGCTGAAAAAGACGGGAATATTGGAAATCAGAAACAGATACTTTCCACAGATATAAAAGACTTTAATGTTTTGTTAAAGGAAGCAAGAAAAGAAAATGATAAACTGATAAAGAAGTCAAATTTTGAACTTGTTAAGCTTATGGAACAGGGAGACCATGTTGTAAAAGCTCCTTGGAGCAGCTGGCAATTTGGGACTAACGGATTTTTCAACAAATGGGGAGGAACTTATAAAGGAAGAGGAGATAAAAAATCTGAAATTTATAATTTTCAAAGAGACAACACAATGAAAAGATTTTTATATCCTGCAAGTGAGGCTCCAAGTTCAAGTGTAAAATATGAATTAACAGACTTATTAATAGAAGAAGAAGAAAAATCTAAAATAATAGTAAATGCAGCTATAAGACCGAATTTAATAGATAAAGAACCACCTAAGTTACAGTTGCCAACAGTAACAGCACCTAATTCACGAGCACTGGGTTTAACATTGAACTCACCAAAAGCCATAGAAATATCAAGTGTGAAAGCACCAGATATGGATATTAGTATAGTAAATCCAAATGCAAGTCCATTTTCAGATTTTTTTTGGGGATGGTTAGAGGGAGTATCAATAGCGGCAGCTCAGATTAATGATGAAAGTAGACCTGTATGGAAAGAAGCACGTCGTCCAATGATGCAGAATATCGATATTACTGGAGGAGTATTTTGGTCAGGAGTAAAACCAGATGGGACAGCATTTGAAGGTTCTGGATTTTCAGGAGCTTCACAGGATACAACAGTTTATAATGCTACAAATTTTGTTTCAAGTAGAGATTATGATAAAAGACATCAAACTATAATTAACTCATATGATGGTAGGTGGTCAGGAAGACCTGGAAATAAAATAACAGGTGGAACATACTATGTTAGAGGTAGAGATAATACACCGACTGCTCAGGGGGTTGGTTTTGTAAGTGGAAAAGGAACTGGAACTGCAGCATTCCATGTAGTAGGAGATGTTGATATAAAAAATGTAACAGTTAATTTATATAATAGAGCTGCCTTCATTAATGCAGAAGCATTTAGAGGTGGAAGTGTAAAAATGGAAGATGTAACTGTAAATATATTAGAAGATAATAACACAGTTTTTAATATACAAGGTAAAGGTGATGGTGCGTACCAAGATTCTAAATATTTTAGTGGTGGGAAATTTTCAACATCGCTTACAGGAAATACTAATATCCGTGTTGGAACAAAGGACAATACTATTTATGCTATGAAGAATTATGCTGGAGGATTAAGAATTGAAAATAAAGGAGAAATAGTTTTTGATGGAGCATCCAATATAGGATTTTCAGTTTTAACTTGGGTTCCTGATAAATCAAAATATATTGCTGGGGAATATCCAAATTATGTAAATGGAGGAAACCAAGGAGAAGGAAGTTTAGATAAGTATATACCTTATATAAAATTATCAGCAGATAAACCGATGAAATTTTATGGAGATGAAAATGTTGGAATATTCTTTAACACAAAAAATGATAATATCGCACATAATAAAGGAATACATCAAGGATATTTTGAGTTATATTTTGATATAGGAAGTAAATTAGATTTTGATTCAAGTGCAGTGCAAAAAGAAGCAGGAAGACTAAATAAAGTTGGGTATACATCTACAACAGTGGATGGAAATGTTGGGGTATATGCTATCTCCGGACAAAGACAAGGAGTAGATTATAACAGTTTAGCAAAAAGTAGTGTAAGATATAATGCTATTGATGGAAGTACAACTAAACCTTATCTTAACTTCCTTGAAAAAGATCCTATTCATAATTTAAACTTTGATAAATTTAATATTACTTTTGGAAAGTATGCAAAAAATGGATTTATGTTTTTAGCAAAAAATGGAACAGTCATTGATATACAAGAAGGAACACAAAGTGATTTTTCTGATGGAATAAATGGAATAAGTACAGTGGAAGCAGATACGGGAACGAAAACTATTATAACCTATGCTGAAGGAAAATGGACTGCTAACGGGACAGGATTAACAGAATTAACAGGAACTGATTTAGAAAATAAACCAACAGAAATCATAGTTGATAAAAAATTACATATGGTTAGTAAAGAAGGAGTAGCTTTTTTTGCAAAAGATGGTGGAAAAATAACTGTGAAAAAAGATGCAGAAGCAAGAGGATATAAATCAGTTCTTGCCTATGCAGAAGCAGGAACAGTGGATATAAGTTCTAATATTAAAGCACAAGATGAGAATGTAATAACACTTAGTGAAAAATATCAAAATATAGGAGCCTATACTAAAAATGGAGGAACAATAACTGTTGAAGGAAATGCAACTATCAATGGATTGGCTGCATTAGCAGATGGAGTAAACGCAAAAGTTTATTTGAATGGAACAGATAATATTGTCAACACAGGTACAGGAGGAGGATTGTTTGCTACTAATGGAGGAATAGTAGAATTCAATGGAGGAACTATTGTAAATAAAGATAATAGTTTAGCAAGAGGATTATCCCAAAATGACCATGATGCTGTAACACCTTTCCATGTAGAAAATAGTGGAAAAATTATCTTTAAAAATGGAGCTGCTACAAATATAGAAATGTATGATGGAATTCTTGTTTCTGGTGAAGATAGTGATTACACAATTGGAACTGGTGGAACTAACAAATATCAAGGAATGAGTAATGTAAAAGTTAAATTAATGAAAGACGGGGTAAATCTGGGAATATTTAAAAATCTAGATCTTACTTGGGCAGGGAATAGTGGTTTAACGACATTTACCAATGGACTTTTAGCAATACCTAAATTTGGAGCTTTAAATACAAATGGAAAATCATTTAAAACTACATTAGTAGAAGGGAAATTAACTATTGATAGCAATGTGGATTTAACAGATACTTCTGATAAATTCAACGGTATCCTAATGGAAAGAGAATTAGTTACAATAAATTCTGGAAAAACAGTTACAGGTAATGGCAAAGGACTTTCTATGGGTTCTAATGCAGGAGCAGCAAATAACTTAGAATCTGGGTACATAAATAAAGGAACTGTCGATATAACAGGTGGGACATCATCATCAGGTGTAGCTGGAATAAATGTTAGTTATGGACAAATTTTAAATGATACAACAGGTCTTGTAAAAGTTGATAATGGTGCTGGACTTTATGGTACTAATGGAAGTAAGATTGTAAATAAAGGAACAGTTACAGTTACAGGAAGTGGTACAGGAGTAGCAGGCTTAGGAAAAGGAAATTCTACACCAGCTATAACTTATGGAAATGGAAAAGTTGAAATTGTAAATGAAGGTACAATAAATATTGCAGGAGCAAATTCAACCGCTATCTATGCAGAAAATAATAATGGTGTAGCTCAATCAGATGTTACTATAACTAATAATAAATCATTAGCTTTAGGGGATAATAGTGTTGGAATTGTATTGAAGAGCAGCTCTGGAGTTGGTGGATTAATTAATGTAAGTGGTACAGGAAATTCAGATATAAAAGTTGGAACAAATGGTTTTGGAATATATGCAGAAGACAGTAATGTAACTTTAAATACTGACTATGGTATAGAAACTGGTGATAATGGAGTAGGAATTTATACAAAAGGAAGCTCAACAGTAGGAAATGCGAAAATATTAAATTATAAATATTCTGGAAGTACAGCAGGAAGTGGAATAGCTACTTTATATTCCGGGGCAAATGCAACTAATAATCTAAATATTAATTTAGATAACAGTACAAATACAACAGCAGGTATGGTCGGAATTTTCGCTAATGGTGGAGGAAACTTTACAAATACAGGTAACATAGTAGGAACTTCTAATGCAGCTGAATTTGGAATAGTTGCAGATAATAATACTGATGTAATTAATAATGGAAATATAACATTAGGGAATGCAAGTATTTTAGCTAAGGGTAATGTAGGAATATATGTAAAAACAGTAAATAACATTACAAATACAGGAAGTATATTAGTTGGAGATAATTCAATAGCCCTATATGGTTATGGAGTAAATCATACAAATGGAAATATATCAGTTGGCAATAATGGTATAGGAATTTTTTCGCAAGGAGGAAATGTTTCACTGACAGCTGGAACATTAACAGTTGGTGCAAATAAAGCAGTAGGAGTATTTACAGCAGGAACGAATCAAACTATAACAAGTACAAATTCTATGACAATAGGAGATGCCTCTTATGGATTTGTAATAAAGGGGGTAGGACATAATTTAATAGCTAATAATGGTACAGTTACATTAGGAAATGATTCTGTATTTGCTTATTCAGACAAAACTGGAACAATGACAAACCGTACACAATTAGTATCAACAGGAAGTGGAAATTATGGATTGTATTCAGCAGGAAATATAAAAAATTTAGCTGACATTAATTTTGCTTCAGGAATAGGAAATGTTGGAATATATAGTACAGGTGGAACAGCAGTAAATGGTGATACAGGACTAGGAATAAGACCAAGAATAATCGTGAATGGAACAGACAGTACAAACAAATTTTATGGAATAGGAATGGCTGCTGGATATTATGATGAAGAGAATAAGATATTAAAAAATACAGGAAATATCGTGAATTATGGAACAATAGATGTATTAAAAAGTGAAAGTATAGGAATGTATGCTGTTGGTAATGGTTCTACTGCAAAAAATTATGGAACAATTAATCTAAGTGGAAAAAACACTGTTGGAATGTATTTAGATCAAGGTGCAACAGGTGAAAATTACGGAACAATAAAAAGTGTCCCTAATGCAACAAATGATGGAATAAAGGGAGTAGTTGCATTAAATGGATCTATATTTAAGAATTATGGTCAAATTATTATAGATTCTCCAAATGCCACAGGATACTATTATGTTAATACACAAAATTATGACAATCAAGGAGGAACTATAACTGTATCTGGAGATAATTCAAAAGAAACAGATACAGCAAGTCAAAGTAATACGACAAAAAGAGCAAAAGGAATTGAAATAAAAGTAGAAATAGTTCCTAGTGGTGGCTCATCAACAGCAACTGTTATTAGAAATGGAACAGCCGTAAAACCAATTGCTATTGATACAAATATAGCTTCTCCAACTGCAACAAAACTAACAGTAGGAGATACAACTTTGGATTTAAGTAGCAGACTTTCAAGCATGCCAAATATGTCAAGAGGTTCAGAAATAGGGATGTATGTGGATACATCAGGAATAAACTACACAAATCCTATTCAAGGTTTGGATAAATTAACAAACTTGAAAGCAGTGAATTTGATATTTGGAACTGAAGCCTCTGAGTACACAACTGAAAAAGATATTGAGATAGGACAAAATATATTAAAGCCATATAATGATGTAATAAGGGATGTAAGTTCAGCAAGAGGTGGAAAAGTTGAATTTTTAATGAATTCAAGTAATTTAACTTGGATAGCAACAGCTACTCAAAATGTTGATTTGACAATAGCAAGATTGTATTTATCCAAAAGACCTTATACAACATTTGCAAAAGAAAAAGACACCTATAATTTTATGGATGGCTTGGAACAAAGATATGGGGTTGAAAAAGAAGGAACAAGAGAAAGAGAATTGTTTAAAAAGATAAATAAACTAGGACTTAACAAGATTGAACAAAAGTTATTTGTACAAGCAATAGATGAAATGATGGGACACCAGTATGCAAATGTACAGCAGAGAATCAACGAAACAGGAAATATGCTTGATAAAGAGTTTAAATATCTTAAAAATGAATGGAGAAATCCAACAAAAGATAATAACAAAATCAAAGTATTCGGAATGAAAAACGAATACAAAACAGATACAGCAGGAATAATAGATTATACAAGTGATGCTTACGGAGTAGCTTACGTTCATGAAAATGAGACTGTTAAGTTAGGAAACAGCTCAGGATGGTATGCCGGAGCAGTGACAAACAGATTCAAGTTTAAGGATATAGGAAAATCAAAAGAAAATCAGACTATGTTAAAGGCAGGAATCTTTAAAACAATGTCACCAATGACAGACCATAACGGTTCATTAAGATGGACAGTTGCAGGGGATGTATTTGTAGGAAGAAATGAAATGAAACGTAAATTCCTGGTGGTAGATGAAGTATTTAATGCCAAATCAGATTATACATCATATGGAGCGGCATTTAAGACGGATTTAGGTTATGACATAAGAATGAGCGAAAGAACACATTTAAGACCTTATGGATCATTGAAGCTGGAATATGGAAGATTTAATGATATAAGGGAAGATGATGGAGAAATAAGACTGGAGGTTGAAGGAAACGACTACTTCTCGGTAAAACCTGAAGTTGGACTGGAATTTAAATATGTACAGCCTTTAGCAGTAAAGACACAATTATCAGTAGGAGTGTCAGCAGCATATGAAAACGAACTTGGAAAAGTAGGAGATGTAAATAACAGTGCAAAAGTAAGATTTACAGATGCTGAAAAATTTGGAATAAGAGGAGAAAAGGAAGATAGAAGAGGAAACGGGAAATTTGACCTTAATATTGGAATTGACAACACAAGATTTGGAGTAACAGTAAACGCCGGATACGACACAAAAGGCCACAATGTAAGAGGTGGAATAGGATTCAGGGCAATTTACTAA
- a CDS encoding ATP-binding cassette domain-containing protein — protein MKAFLGMEEEKGVEVLTILAGHDKSGNPEGFDRLDINKSEIISIVGPTGSGKSRLLADIEWTAQRDTPTKREILINGELPDKKWRFSSNNKLVAQLSQNMNFVMDLSVKEFLELHAKSRMIENIEEVTAKIIAEANNLAGEQFRLDTPVTALSGGQSRALMIADTAILSSSPIVLIDEIENAGIDRKKALDLLVSSDKIVLMATHDPTLALIANKRIIIKNGGIAKIIETSEEEKKILSKLEEMDNVIQRMRTDLRLGKILSE, from the coding sequence ATGAAGGCTTTTCTTGGAATGGAAGAGGAGAAAGGTGTAGAAGTATTGACAATACTTGCAGGACATGACAAGTCAGGAAATCCTGAAGGATTTGACAGGCTTGACATAAACAAGTCGGAAATAATTTCAATAGTAGGGCCTACAGGATCAGGAAAATCAAGATTACTTGCAGATATTGAATGGACAGCACAGAGGGACACTCCTACAAAGAGGGAAATACTTATAAATGGAGAACTTCCTGATAAAAAATGGCGTTTTTCCTCAAATAATAAATTAGTTGCCCAGCTGTCACAGAATATGAACTTTGTTATGGATTTGTCAGTAAAGGAATTTCTGGAACTGCATGCAAAAAGTAGAATGATTGAAAATATAGAGGAAGTTACAGCTAAAATAATAGCAGAAGCAAATAATCTGGCAGGAGAGCAGTTCAGGCTTGATACACCTGTGACAGCACTAAGTGGTGGTCAGTCGAGGGCACTAATGATAGCTGATACGGCTATATTGAGTTCTTCGCCTATCGTTCTGATAGATGAAATAGAAAATGCAGGAATTGACAGGAAAAAAGCACTTGATCTGCTTGTTTCATCTGACAAGATAGTTCTTATGGCAACTCATGATCCTACACTTGCACTGATTGCAAATAAACGTATTATAATAAAAAATGGTGGAATTGCTAAAATTATTGAAACAAGTGAGGAAGAGAAAAAAATACTTTCAAAGCTTGAAGAAATGGATAATGTAATTCAGAGAATGAGAACAGATTTGAGATTGGGAAAAATATTGAGTGAATAA